The genomic window AGTGAACAGGTAAAGACCCCGCCAAGCGCCCCGTTAATACAATGCCCGACTTATCGTCGAGTGTAACGAGTTTACTTGCATCAATGTTTTCAAACTTAACATTGGCAACTTGGTTTGGCTTCCCTATTGTGTAGGTATCTAACGAAAACTCGCCACCAAACACACTTCCTTTTACATCATTTATCAGCGCGGTATTGCTACTCACTTGCCATTGCCCTTCAATCGTTTTAACTACGGCACCGGCTCTAAACTCATTTAAATTAAAGGTAGTGGGTTTTACATTAAGCTTACCTGAATTATATTCCCCACTAAACACGCTATTTAAATCACTCGCAAGGTAATCGTTATACAGTGCACTTGTATGACTAATCCCCATATTGAACAATGCATTTTGTAAGTTTACATCGCCACTAATATAACCATTAAACTCGCCCTTAGTTAGTTGTGCAAGTGGCTCAAATTGCCTAATAAATTTATTTAACGGCAGCGCATTCTGTTCAGGAATAATGACTTCAAACGGATGAGCTTGCGACGACATATGATGATTTATAACTAACTCAACATCGTTTATAAATGCGTGATGCGTGGCTTTTAGTGCACGGCTTTGCAAGCCTGTAGACTCTACTTTTATATTATTAAGTTTTATGTCAGGGCTATTAACAGCCTTTATATTCGTTTTTGCTGTTAGATCAGCAAATAACTCACCTACACCTAAATTAGCCTTTGCCGTTAGTGTGTTATTTATACCCGAGACTGTAAACTCTTTATATTCTGCGCTTTTTAATTGTTGGGTTAACGTTACTTCTGCATTTAATTCTGTATCCATTTTTGCTGTTAAATCACCTTGGTATTGCACTGCACTTATATCAAACGCATCTACACTACTAAGCGTTAATTTAGCATTTATAAGCCCAATTGGTTTTGAGTCTATAAACTCACTTATATCAAAGCGACCACTAAGGCTAAGCCCATTCGCTGTTGCAGGGACAAACTCAGGCAAGCTTTCAAGCATAACGGCGTAATCGCCTTTAATCACAGCGCCAGATAACTGAGCATTAGCGCTAATATTATTTATATCGGGTGTATTTATTTGAGCTAATAAATTTGTCTGTAAGTTTTCAAGTGGAGATGTAATATTTAGTGTTGTATCTGTTATTAAAATATCAAATTGCTTATCGCCTTCACTCACCAAATTAATTACAGGTACACTGAGCTCACTCCCCTCTAAGCGAATTGATTGAGGGAGTTTAAGTTGCCAATTTAAAGGAACTTGATTGCTCACAAAGTCTGCATATACACTCGGTGGAATTAACTCAGTACAGCTTGGTGTTAAATAAATTTTGTTATCAAGCAAATCGGTATTAAACATTAACGCTTGGCTATTTAAATTAAAACGAGTCGCTAATTTACCAGTGGTTAATACGTTAACTTGGCACTGCTGATTTGTATGAGAAAACTCATACATGTGAGTAAACTGGGAGCTAATATCGCCATTTAACTCAAGTTCTATACCGTCAAAGCTAAACGCTTGCTGAGAATTAAAATTAGCATCTGAGATTAATGTATTTTTAGTGTTTATAACTTGCTTTAAAAGAGCGTCATTAATTAAAAACTGACCACTTACTTTATTAGCAGTCAAAATTGCACTCGCTTTTATATCACCTGAGACATTAAATTTATTTAGCTCGGGTTCTAATATACTTATTTTAAGTGGCTTATTGAGCTCTTCGCTTTTTACTACAAGCTGTTTAATATTGATTAATGGGCGATTTAAGGGAAGTGCTAAATCAAGGTTTTTAGCAAGCTGATTGGCATTTTTACTTTTAGGGAGTGGATTAACTGTTAGCACTGCATTTTCAATGTCTACACGCTTTGTATTTACAGTAATACCAGTGAGTTGTAACTGTTGATTTTGATAATTTACACACACTTTATCAGAATGGATATTTAAGCTAGACGTAATTGAAAAATCGAGACAACTTAACGTAATGCCTGCTTTTTTAAGCTCAGGCGCTATAACCCACTGTAATAATGGCAAGCGAAATACATAACCAAGCAGCAAGATGCTTAGTAATACAGCTCCAACAATTAAACCAACTCGCTTAAACATACTATCCTTAAATGCTTTGTGCTTTTAGCTAAAACTATACTAATCAAAAAAGGCTGCACAATGCAGCCTTTTTTATTTTACAGCTAGATTATGAATCTAACTTGTATAAAAGTAATTAAATTACCCTACGTTTTTGCGTGCGTTACGGAACATACGCATCCACGGGCTATCCTCGATCCACTCATCAGGATGCCAAGAATTGGCAACGCTTCTGAATACGCGTTCTGGATGCGGCATCATTACAGTGGCGCGGCCATCAGTTGACGTAATACCTGTAATACCTTCTGGGGAACCATTAGGATTCGCTGGGTACTGCGTTGTAGGGTTACCGTAGTTATCTACAAACTTAACCGCGACAGTGCCGCTATTAAGCGCCGCTTTAGTGGCTGCATCGTTTGCAAACTCAGCATGACCTTCACCATGAGAAACCGCTATAGGCATACGTGAACCTGCCATTCCATTAAAGAACACAGACGGGTTCTCTTGTATTTCTACTAAACTAAAGCGAGCTTCAAAACGCTCTGATTTATTCGTTACAAAACGCGGCCAGTGCTCAGTGCCAGGGATCAACTCTTTCAACGTTGATAACATTTGGCAACCGTTACATACACCTAAGCTAAAGGTATCTTCACGATGGAAGAAGTTTTGGAACTGATCGCGTGCCATGTCGTTAAACAAAATAGACTTAGCCCAACCTTCACCCGCACCTAGTACGTCACCGTATGAGAAACCACCACATGCCACTAAACCTTTAAACTGCTCTAGTGTTAAACGACCTTCTAAAATGTCGCTCATGTGTACATCAACGGCTGCAAAGCCTGCACGGTTAAACGCTGCCGCCATTTCTAAATGAGAATTAACACCTTGCTCACGTAAAATAGCCATTTGCGGTTTAGCACCGGTTGCAATGTATGGCGCTGCTATGTCTTCGTTTAAATCAAAGTTAAGCTTTACATTTAAGCCTGGATCTTTTGCATCAAATTTTGCATCAAACTCTTGCTTAGCACACTCAGGATTATCACGACGGGCTTGCATTTGATACGTTGTTTCAGCCCAAATAGTACGAAGCTCAGTACGCGTATGATTAAGTACCGTGTTTTCGCCACGGTTAAATATAATCGTATCGTCGCTATTAAGTGTACCGATGTTGTGGCTAATTGCTGCAATACCATGTTGTTTAAACACCGCATTTACTGCATCTAAATCACTATTTGCAACTTGAATTACTGCACCTAGCTCTTCGTTATAAAGCGCTTCAATGTCTGAACCTGTTAAAGCTGCTAAATCAACCGTTACACCGGTATGACCCGTAAACGCCATTTCAGCAACCGTGGTAAATAAACCACCGTCTGAGCGGTCATGATAAGCAAGTAACTTACTATCAGCCACAAGCGCTTGCATTGCGTTATAAAAGCCTTTTAATAACTCTGGGTTATCAACATCAGGGGTTACATCACCCAATTGCTTATAAACCTGTGCAAGGCTTGATGCGCCCATGCGGTTTTTACCCGCACCTAAATCAACTAATATAAGCGATGTATCGCCTTTATTTGTACGTAGCTCTGGTGTTACTGTTTTACGTACGTCGTCAACACGACCAAACGCAGTTATAACCAGTGAAAGCGGTGATGTTACTGATTGCTCTTGTGAGTCACCTTCATCTTTCCATGTCGTTTTCATCGACATAGAATCTTTACCTACAGGAATTGTTAAACCAAGCGCAGGACAAAGCTCTTCGCCAACGGCTTTAACAGCTTCATATAAACCAGCATCTTCACCTGGGTGACCCGCTGCTGCCATCCAGTTTGCCGATAACTTAATGTTTTCAAGGCTACCAATGTTTGCACAGGCAATATTAGTTAACGACTCAGCTACCGCTAAACGAGCAGATGCACCGTAATTAAGTAATGCTGCAGGAGTACGTTCACCAAGTGACATAGCTTCACCGTGGTATGTATCGTACGTTGCTGCAGTGACGGCACAGTTAGCAACAGGTACTTGCCAAGGACCAACCATTTGATCGCGCGCTACTAAACCCGTAACTGAGCGATCGCCGATTGTTATTAGGAATGTTTTTTCTGCAATGGCTGGTAAACGCATTAAGCGCTGCGCTGCATCTGCTGCATTTATTAATGTAGTATCAAGCGCTTTACCAACAACTTGCTTTGACGTTACATCGCGGTGCATTTTAGGTGCTTTACCTAATAATACGTCCAGCGGTAAATCAACAGGGTTATTTTCAAAATGGCTGTCTGACACTGTTAAGTGAGGTTCAGCGGTTGCTTCACCTATAACAGCGTACTGGGCACGTTCACGCTTACAAATTGCTTCAAAGCGGTCAAAGTCTTCTACGCCAACAGCGAGTACATAACGCTCTTGTGATTCATTACACCAAATTTCGTGTGGTGCCATGCCTGGCTCATCGTTAGGAATGCTACGTAATTGGAACTTACCACCACGTCCGCCATCATTAACAAGCTCAGGAAACGCATTTGATAAACCGCCAGCACCTACATCGTGGATGAATGCAATTGGGTTTTCATCACCTAGCTGCCAGCATTTATCGATAACTTCTTGGCAACGACGTTCCATTTCTGGATTTTCGCGTTGTACTGAAGCAAAATCTAAATCTTCGTTCGATTGACCAGAAGCCATGCTTGATGCAGCACCACCACCTAAACCAATGTTCATTGCAGGCCCACCTAGCGCAATTAATTTAGCGCCAACAGGAATATCGCCTTTTTGAACATGATCAGAGCGAATATTACCTAAACCACCGGCAAGCATAATTGGTTTATGATAACCACGTACTTCTTCGCCATTATGGCTTGTTACTTTTTCTTCGTAAGTACGGAAGTAACCTAATAAGTTAGGACGACCAAACTCATTATTAAATGCAGCGCCACCTAGCGGACCTTCTGTCATTATATCAAGTGCGTTAACAATACGACCCGGCTTACCAAAATCGCTTTCCCATGGTTGCTCGTAACCTGGAATACGTAAGTTTGATACAGTAAAGCCAACTAAACCTGCTTTTGGCTTAGAGCCACGACCTGTTGCGCCTTCATCGCGAATCTCACCACCAGAGCCTGTAGCCGCACCAGAGAATGGCGCAATAGCGGTTGGGTGGTTATGAGTTTCAACCTTCATTAGTATTTCAATGTCTTCTTGATGATACGCATATTCACCTTGCGCATTGGGGAAGAAGCGACCCGCTTTTGAGCCTTTCATTACTGCCGCGTTATCTTTATACGCCGACAATACATTTTCAGGATTTAGCTCAAACGTATTTTTAATCATTTTAAACAGCGATTTTGGCTGTTCTTTTCCATCGATTGTCCAGTCAGCATTAAATATTTTATGACGACAATGCTCTGAGTTTGCTTGTGCAAACATAAATAATTCGATGTCGTTAGGGTTACGCCCTAACTTTATAAAGTTTTCTACCAAGTAGTCTATTTCGTCATCAGCAAGGGCAAAACCTTGCTCAACATTCGCTTTAGCTAACGCTTCGCGTCCACCACCTAGAATATCGACAGACGACATTTGGCGCGGTGCATCACTGCGAAATAACTGCGCTGCATTTTCAAACTCACAGTGCGTGGCTTCAGTCATACGGTCGTGTAATAACGCCGTGACTTGTGCAAATTGCCCTGCGTTTAAATCGCCTTCTACATAATAAGCAATACCGCGTTCAACGCGATGAACTTGCTTTAAACCACAATTGTGGGCAATGTCAGTTGCTTTAGATGCCCAAGGTGAAATGGTACCAGGGCGAGGTGTAACGAGTACAAGTTTGCCTGCTGGGGTATGCTCAGCAATAGTTGGACCGTAAGTTAATAGCTTTTCAAGCTTGGTTTGCTCAGCAGCACTCAAAGGCGATGTTAAATCGGCAAAGTGAGTATACTCGGCATATACGTTAGTGACAGGAAGTTGCGATTGTTGGCAACGCGCTAAAATTTTATTAACTCTGAACTCTGAAAGTGCTGGTGCACCACGAAGGATCAACATAGATAATTTCATCCGGGGTTAGGGATTGAACGATATTTTAGGCACGCATTATAGTCCAATTAGCATTCAGATTTAACTCAAAATTACGCTTTTCATAAAATTAACTTTTTGGCTTTATTTATAGTCTATTTTAGTTAATAAAATAAAACGTAAAGTGACGCGATGGCTTAGTTTTGCTATAACGGTGGCTAGCGAGATTAAGGGGCACACAATGTTCAAAGAAAAACTAATAATAATCATTACTTTAGTTATGTTGTTATGTGCATGTGATATGCAAGAACAACCAACTCAACTCGCCCAAATAAAAGAGCAAAATAAAATTCGTGTAGGCACACTTGCCAGTGCTAGTAACTATTATCAAGCGGTACAAGGCGAGCAAGGTTTTGAATATGAATTATCACAAGCTTTTGCCGAATATTTAGGTGTAGAGCTTGAAATAGTACCATTTTTTAACTTATCTGATATGTTTGAACGCCTTGAAAACGGCGACTTAGATTTAATTGCCTCAGGACTTACCTATAATAAAGCTCGGGCAGAGCAATATCGCTATGGCCCAACTTATCGCACAATTAGCCAAAAGTTAGTTTATAAACAAGGGCGTGTTCGCCCACGTGACTTTGACGACCTAGATGGTAACTTTACCGTTATAGCTAAAAGTAGTCACTCGCTTACTCTACAAAAAATAAAGAAAAACAACCCCAAGCTAACTTGGACAGAAAGCGAAGAGTTTGACGAAGAAGAGCTTCTGCAAGCGGTTATTGATGGTGAGATAGATTACACACTTGCCGACACACATACGTTGTCATTATTTCGTCGTTATCACCCAAATTTAAGTATTGGTTTTTCAGTGAGTCATAACGACCCTATTGCATGGATACTTCAAAAAACAAAAGACGATTCATTATATGCTTTACTCGTACCTTTTTTTGGTGATATAAAACAAAGCAACCAACTTTACGTACTTGAAGAAAAGTACTTTGGTCACGTACGCCAATTTAATTATGTAAACACTCTCGCCTATATAGAAGCAATTAAAGAAACTTTACCCACCTATCAGCCATGGTTTGAACAATATGCTGGGAGTCTTGATTGGCGTTTATTAGCAGCACTTAGTTATCAAGAATCGATGTGGAATCCACGCGCTAAATCTCCTACTGGCGTGCGCGGTATAATGATGCTTACTCGCAGCACGGCAAAGCAGGTTGGTGTCACTAACAGATTAGAACCTGAACAAAATATTCGCGGTGGTGCAAAATATTTAACTAAGCTGATTAAACGCATTCCAGACAGAATCCCGCAACCGGATAGAACATGGCTTGCATTAGCAGCTTACAATGTAGGTTGGGGCCACGTTAACGATGCTCGCATAATTACCGAACAACAAGGTGCAAGCCCCGATAAATGGGCTGACGTTAAAAAACGCCTGCCATTTTTAATTAAAAAGCGCTATTACCGTAAAACCCGCTACGGTTATGCTCGTGGCGATGTCGCTGTTAAATACGTTGATAATATCCGTCGCTATTACGACGCACTTGTTTGGTTAGATGAAAATAATGCCATTACAGAAGAACGTGAGCCAGAACCAATCACAGAGCTGAGCACTGATACTGATACCAAGCCAAAGCTAAACGAAACAAGTGACGTAAAAAGTGAGACAAGTGGAGCTCAAACAGAAAAAACAACAAGCTTTAATTGAGCCTGAACAGCCGAGTGAAAATAATAACCAAGATTAATCAGGCATCCGTTTTTTTGAGCATATTAATAAGTAGAATTTAAGTAAATTAAATATCTGTTTACTTGTCATCAAATGATCACTAATGTGTGTTTATCGTATATCATTATTTTATAAGATAGATACCCAAACCACCTCAAGATACGAGTTTCAGTTGGAATTAAAAGCAATTTAGACAAGGCATTGATTGTAAAGGATGGTCATTCCCTTGTTAAAATCAATAACGCCGTATAAATTGCTTTTAAACCAACCCTAAGGGCATTTCACAGGGGCTTACTCTCTTCGTTGTTACTTCTTAAAAGGGACTGCCATTATTGCAAAGTAACGCCTTGATATTAAGTCCCTGTGAAATGCTGAATTCTGCATTTTAAGGTGATTTGAGTATATATTGTGCCTTTCTCACTCTTGCATTAGGAGAACACATGCTAAAACGTAGACGCACACAAAAATTAAAACGTAATGTAATTTACTCTACCGCCACACGTCGTCGTGTTATGTTACGTAAACTTCATAAGAAAATAATCTGGCGCAGACGTATGTTTGCAGTGCAAGAAATGGCAGAACTAGAAATTAAGACAGAGACTAATTAAAATCAGCGGCATCACGAGCAGCTTTTTTAGCTGCTTTAATTTGTGCCCTTCTAGATTTAAAAAAATCCGAAATAGCATTCCCACACTGCTCACTTAAAATGCCACCAAACACTTCTACCTGATGATTCAATCTAGGCTCTTGCAGCAAATTCATTATAGAGCCTGCAGATCCTGTTTTTGCATCCGCAGCACCAAAAACTAAACGCTTTATTCGACTATGAACTAACAATCCCGCACACATGGAGCAAGGCTCTAGCGTCACGTACAACGTACAATCAATTAAGCGGTAATTATTTAGTACTTTTCCAGCTTCACGTATTGCAATCATTTCGGCATGCGCGGAGGGATCGTTATCCGTTATTGAACGGTTATAGCCAGCTGAAACTAGTTGGTTATCTTTCACTACAATTGCACCTACTGGTATTTCATTAAGCTGTTCTGCTTGTTTAGCATACAAAAGTGCTTGTTCCATCCAATAAGAATCGTCAAATGGCTCGTTCATAATTTCTACTTAAATAACTTTTTATGTTGTAATTATACCTAGTTAGCGATTGAAAGTGCGTTATTGATTAGTTTATTGCAAAAATAAAACAATATTTACCCGTTTGTAATGGCTCACTCGTGCTGATTTACGCTATAATCTCACGCTTTTTTTATTTAGCTCACAACACGGGTAGCAAATGAAATTTCCTGGACGCCGCAGG from Pseudoalteromonas aliena SW19 includes these protein-coding regions:
- a CDS encoding YdbH domain-containing protein, yielding MFKRVGLIVGAVLLSILLLGYVFRLPLLQWVIAPELKKAGITLSCLDFSITSSLNIHSDKVCVNYQNQQLQLTGITVNTKRVDIENAVLTVNPLPKSKNANQLAKNLDLALPLNRPLINIKQLVVKSEELNKPLKISILEPELNKFNVSGDIKASAILTANKVSGQFLINDALLKQVINTKNTLISDANFNSQQAFSFDGIELELNGDISSQFTHMYEFSHTNQQCQVNVLTTGKLATRFNLNSQALMFNTDLLDNKIYLTPSCTELIPPSVYADFVSNQVPLNWQLKLPQSIRLEGSELSVPVINLVSEGDKQFDILITDTTLNITSPLENLQTNLLAQINTPDINNISANAQLSGAVIKGDYAVMLESLPEFVPATANGLSLSGRFDISEFIDSKPIGLINAKLTLSSVDAFDISAVQYQGDLTAKMDTELNAEVTLTQQLKSAEYKEFTVSGINNTLTAKANLGVGELFADLTAKTNIKAVNSPDIKLNNIKVESTGLQSRALKATHHAFINDVELVINHHMSSQAHPFEVIIPEQNALPLNKFIRQFEPLAQLTKGEFNGYISGDVNLQNALFNMGISHTSALYNDYLASDLNSVFSGEYNSGKLNVKPTTFNLNEFRAGAVVKTIEGQWQVSSNTALINDVKGSVFGGEFSLDTYTIGKPNQVANVKFENIDASKLVTLDDKSGIVLTGRLAGSLPVHFDNGKIEIIDGSLFSQGTGNLKITNNAAFDAVMQQQQELQPVLGLLTNLDIQKLNSSVALKNDGWLKLGVNLQGYNKAEQQQVNFNYNHEENVFTLLRALRLSDEITQKVEQQYSQKGN
- the purL gene encoding phosphoribosylformylglycinamidine synthase, which translates into the protein MLILRGAPALSEFRVNKILARCQQSQLPVTNVYAEYTHFADLTSPLSAAEQTKLEKLLTYGPTIAEHTPAGKLVLVTPRPGTISPWASKATDIAHNCGLKQVHRVERGIAYYVEGDLNAGQFAQVTALLHDRMTEATHCEFENAAQLFRSDAPRQMSSVDILGGGREALAKANVEQGFALADDEIDYLVENFIKLGRNPNDIELFMFAQANSEHCRHKIFNADWTIDGKEQPKSLFKMIKNTFELNPENVLSAYKDNAAVMKGSKAGRFFPNAQGEYAYHQEDIEILMKVETHNHPTAIAPFSGAATGSGGEIRDEGATGRGSKPKAGLVGFTVSNLRIPGYEQPWESDFGKPGRIVNALDIMTEGPLGGAAFNNEFGRPNLLGYFRTYEEKVTSHNGEEVRGYHKPIMLAGGLGNIRSDHVQKGDIPVGAKLIALGGPAMNIGLGGGAASSMASGQSNEDLDFASVQRENPEMERRCQEVIDKCWQLGDENPIAFIHDVGAGGLSNAFPELVNDGGRGGKFQLRSIPNDEPGMAPHEIWCNESQERYVLAVGVEDFDRFEAICKRERAQYAVIGEATAEPHLTVSDSHFENNPVDLPLDVLLGKAPKMHRDVTSKQVVGKALDTTLINAADAAQRLMRLPAIAEKTFLITIGDRSVTGLVARDQMVGPWQVPVANCAVTAATYDTYHGEAMSLGERTPAALLNYGASARLAVAESLTNIACANIGSLENIKLSANWMAAAGHPGEDAGLYEAVKAVGEELCPALGLTIPVGKDSMSMKTTWKDEGDSQEQSVTSPLSLVITAFGRVDDVRKTVTPELRTNKGDTSLILVDLGAGKNRMGASSLAQVYKQLGDVTPDVDNPELLKGFYNAMQALVADSKLLAYHDRSDGGLFTTVAEMAFTGHTGVTVDLAALTGSDIEALYNEELGAVIQVANSDLDAVNAVFKQHGIAAISHNIGTLNSDDTIIFNRGENTVLNHTRTELRTIWAETTYQMQARRDNPECAKQEFDAKFDAKDPGLNVKLNFDLNEDIAAPYIATGAKPQMAILREQGVNSHLEMAAAFNRAGFAAVDVHMSDILEGRLTLEQFKGLVACGGFSYGDVLGAGEGWAKSILFNDMARDQFQNFFHREDTFSLGVCNGCQMLSTLKELIPGTEHWPRFVTNKSERFEARFSLVEIQENPSVFFNGMAGSRMPIAVSHGEGHAEFANDAATKAALNSGTVAVKFVDNYGNPTTQYPANPNGSPEGITGITSTDGRATVMMPHPERVFRSVANSWHPDEWIEDSPWMRMFRNARKNVG
- the mltF gene encoding membrane-bound lytic murein transglycosylase MltF, producing MFKEKLIIIITLVMLLCACDMQEQPTQLAQIKEQNKIRVGTLASASNYYQAVQGEQGFEYELSQAFAEYLGVELEIVPFFNLSDMFERLENGDLDLIASGLTYNKARAEQYRYGPTYRTISQKLVYKQGRVRPRDFDDLDGNFTVIAKSSHSLTLQKIKKNNPKLTWTESEEFDEEELLQAVIDGEIDYTLADTHTLSLFRRYHPNLSIGFSVSHNDPIAWILQKTKDDSLYALLVPFFGDIKQSNQLYVLEEKYFGHVRQFNYVNTLAYIEAIKETLPTYQPWFEQYAGSLDWRLLAALSYQESMWNPRAKSPTGVRGIMMLTRSTAKQVGVTNRLEPEQNIRGGAKYLTKLIKRIPDRIPQPDRTWLALAAYNVGWGHVNDARIITEQQGASPDKWADVKKRLPFLIKKRYYRKTRYGYARGDVAVKYVDNIRRYYDALVWLDENNAITEEREPEPITELSTDTDTKPKLNETSDVKSETSGAQTEKTTSFN
- the tadA gene encoding tRNA adenosine(34) deaminase TadA, giving the protein MNEPFDDSYWMEQALLYAKQAEQLNEIPVGAIVVKDNQLVSAGYNRSITDNDPSAHAEMIAIREAGKVLNNYRLIDCTLYVTLEPCSMCAGLLVHSRIKRLVFGAADAKTGSAGSIMNLLQEPRLNHQVEVFGGILSEQCGNAISDFFKSRRAQIKAAKKAARDAADFN